The genomic DNA CGCGTCCCGCCGCGATGGTGCCGATCGCGCCGACCAGCGCCACCACGGCGATGATCATCGCGAGCAGGCTCCAGCCGTCGCCGTTGTCCGCCTGCGTCCAGATCAGGAAGCCCAGCGCGAGCACCGCGGTGACCAGGCCCAGCTTCAGAGCGAGCTTGCGCGCCCGGGTCCGGATGTCCCCGACCGTCTTGAGCGCGGCGAACACCGCGCCGTGGAAGGTGAACAGGAAGAGCGTGACCAGTCCGCCGAGGATGGAGTACGGGTTGAGCAGGTCCCAGAAGTTCCCGACGTACTCCATGTCGGCGTCGATCTTGACGCCGCGCACGATGTTTCCGAACGCCACTCCCCACAGCAGTGCGGGAATCAGTGAGGTCCAGAAGATCGCGTTCTCCCAGTTGGTCTGCCACCTCTCCTCGGGCCGCTTGGCGCGGTACTCGAAGGCGACCCCGCGCACGATCAGGCACAGCAGGATGATCAGCAGCGGCAGGTAGAACCCGGAGAAGAGGGTGGCGTACCACTCCGGGAAGGCCGCGAAGGTCGCGCCTCCCGCGGAGAGCAGCCAGACCTCGTTGCCGTCCCAGACGGGGCCGATCGTGTTGATCAGGACCCGCCGCTCCTTGCGGTCGCGGGCCAGCAGCTTGGTGAGGACTCCGATGCCGAAGTCGAATCCCTCCAGGAAGAAGTAGCCGATCCAGAGGACGGCGATGAGTACGAACCAGACGTCGTGGAGTTCCATCTCTCAGCTCCTCTGCTCTCAGTAGGAGAAGGCCATGGGCCGGTCGGCGTCGTCATCGTCGTGACCGCCGATCCTGGTGGGCGGGTTGAGGTCGGATTCCGTGAGTTCCGGCGGTCCGGCCTTGATGTACTTCACGAGCAGCTTGACCTCGATCACGGCGAGCACCGCGTAGAGCAGGGTGAAGACGATCATCGATGTGAGCACCTCTCCCTGCGAGACACCGGGGGAGACCGCGTCACGGGTCTGGAGGACGCCGTAGACGACCCAGGGCTGACGCCCCATCTCTGTGAAGATCCAGCCCCAGGAGTTGGCGATCAGCGGGAAGAGCAGGGTCCAGAGCGCCACGATCCAGTAGAGCTTGGTGAGCCTGGGGCTCAGCGCCTTGTTCTTGAACAGGACCAGATGCGGCACTTCGTCCTCACCGGTGCGCATCCCCGGTGGCAGCATGAACTTCTTCCGGGTCAGCCACAGCCCCAGGATGCCGAGGGCGAAGGAGGCCATCCCGAAGCCGATCATCCAGCGGAAGCTCCAGAAGGCGACGGGGATGTTCGGCCGGTAGTCGCCGGGCCCGTACTTCTCCTGCTCGGCCTTGTTGATGTCGTTGATGCCGGGGACGTACGAGTTGAAGTCGTCGTCCGCGAGGAAGGACAGTATCCCCGGGATCGAGATCTCCACGGAGTTGTGGCCCTTGCTGACATCCCCGTACGCGAAGACCGAGAAGGGCGCGGCGTTCTGGCCGTCCCACAGCGCCTCGGCCGCCGCCATCTTCATCGGCTGCTGCTTGAACATCACCTTGCCCAGCAGGTCGCCGCTGACGGCGGTGAGCAGTCCGGCGATCACGACCGTGACCAGGCCCAGCCGCAGCGAGGTGCGCATCACCGGGATGTGCTTCTTTCGCGCCAGGTGGAAGGCCGCGATGCCGACCATGAAGGCGCCACCGACGAGGAAGGCGGCCGTGATGGTGTGGAAGAACTGGGTGAGCGCCGTGTTCTGCGTGAGCACGTGCCAGAAGTCGGTGAGCTCGGCGCGGCCGCGTTCCTCGTTGATGCGGTAGCCGACCGGGTGCTGCATCCAGGAGTTGGCCGCCAGGATGAAGAACGCGGAGAGGATCGTGCCGATCGAGACCATCCAGATGCAGGCGAGGTGGATCTTCTTCGGCAGCTTGTCCCAGCCGAAGATCCACAGCCCGATGAAGGTGGACTCGAAGAAGAACGCGATCAGCGCCTCGAAGGCGAGCGGCGCTCCGAAGATGTCGCCGACGAACCGCGAGTAGTCGGACCAGTTCATCCCGAACTGGAACTCCTGGACGATGCCGGTGACCACACCCATGGCGATGTTGATCAGGAAGAGCTTGCCCCAGAACTTGGTGGCCCTGAGGTACTTCTCGTTGCTCGTCCGGACCCAGGCGGTCTGCAGGCCGGCGGTGAGCGCGGCGAGCGAGATCGTCAGCGGGACGAAGAGGAAGTGGTAGACGGTGGTAATGCCGAACTGCCATCGCGCCAGGGTTTCCGGCGCCAGAGCCAGGTCCACGTCTTCTCCTTAAGTCGCCGTGGTCACAGCCGCAGTTTGCCCCGCTAATCCCATAGAACAGGGGATGAACCAGGACACGCTTGTGAACGCGTTCACATTCACAAGCATTATGGCGCACAGACTTTCGGGACCTTCGTGCGGGGTACCCCTCTTCGGGCTTTCGGCATGATCCCGCCCATACTCCGCCCAGATGACCGGGCAGGACGGTGGCCCTGGGCAGGGCGGGGGGCCCTGGGCAGGGCGGTGAGCCCGGACGATCCAGCGGCCCTGGACAGCACGTGGTCGCGGACAGCTCGGCGGTCCTGGACAGCTCGGCGGTCCCGGACAGCACGGTGGCCCCGGACAGCACGGTGGCCCCGGACCTCACCGATCGAGGTCCGGGGCCACCGGCACATACATCGCCCGTTTCACCGCCGGGTCACGGCCGCTCCCGCGACCGGGGCACGTCCACGCCACGGCGGGGCGGGGCCTACAGCCGGCTGCGGTACTCCTCCGCGACCTTCAGGAACAGGTCGTTCGCCTCGCTCTCGCCGACCGTGACGCGCACCCCCTCGCCCGCGAACGGGCGCACGACCACACCGGCCTGCTCACAGGCCGCGGCGAAGTCGACCGTGCGCTCACCGAGCCGCAGCCAGACGAAGTTGGCCTGGGACTCCGGAACGGTCCACCCCTGCCCCACCAGCCCCTCGTACACCCTGGCGCGCTCGCCGACCAGAGTGCCGACCCGTCCCAGCAGTTCGTCCTCGGCCCGGAGCGAGGCGACCGCGGCGTCCTGCGCGAGCTGGCTGACACCGAACGGGACGGCCGTCTTCCGCAGCGCGGCGGCCACCGGCTCATGGGCCACCGCGAACCCGACCCGGAGCCCCGCGAGGCCGTACGCCTTGGAGAAGGTCCGCAGCACCGCCACATTGGGCCGGTCCCGGTAGATCTCGATGCCGTCCGGCACCTCGACATCACGGACGAACTCCTTGTACGCCTCGTCGAGGACCACGAGCACATCGCCCGGCACCCGGTCGAGGAACCGTTCCAGCTCGGCCCGGCGCACGGCGGTGCCGGTCGGGTTGTTCGGGTTGCAGACGAAGATCAGCCGGGTCCGGTCGGTGATCGCGTCCGCCATCGCGTCGAGGTCGTGCACCTCACCGTCGGTCAGCGGCACCTTCACCGAGGTCGCCCCGCTGACCTGCGTGATGATCGGGTACGCCTCGAACGAGCGCCAGGCGTAGATGACCTCGTCGCCGGGGCCCGAGGTGGCCTGGAGCAGCTGCTGCGCCACACCGACCGAACCCGTGCCCGTGGCCAGGTGCGCGAGCGGCACACCGAAACGGTTCGCCAGTTCGTTCATCAGGCCGGTGCACGCCATGTCCGGGTACCGGTTGAACCGCTCGGCCGCGGCGAGGGTGGACTCCAGCACGCCGGGCAGCGGCGGGTACGGATTCTCGTTGGAGGACAGCTTGAAGGCGACCGGTCCGTCCGCAGCGGCCGGCTTGCCCGGCACATAGGCGGGAACACCGTCCAGCGCAGCACGCAGCTTGGGGCTCGTCTCGCTCACCGCAGGTCCTCCTAGGCCATCAGTACGGATCAATACTGCTCACCTTATGAGGATGGGGCGCCCCTGCGAATGGCGGAGCGAGGAATCGTTTCCTGGGGGGAGCGTTTCCCGTCCCGGCGCGCGCCGGTGGCTCACTCCGTGGCGCGCGTCCCCCGAAGAGGTGAGTTGAGACCTCTTCGAAACATCGAACATTTATGAGGCTCACACCGGTCCACGCATGACACACTTATGCCCAGGCGGCCAACACCCTTGATTTGCAAGGTATTTGGTTACGGATGACCATGCAGAAACGTGCCTGTCAACGCGTGCATATGCGACCGGACCGACCGCCCTCCGGAGCCCTAATATCGGCTCGCCATGACAGCAGCAGGGAAGCACCAGGTGAGCCGGACGGAGACACCCCGGCGCAACGGCCGGCCGGGACGAGCGGGGATCCGTGATGTGGCCGCCGCGGCCGGGGTCTCGATCACGACCGTCTCCGACGCGCTCAACGGCAAGGGCAGGCTCCCGGACGCCACCCGCCGCCATGTCCGAGAGGTCGCAGAGCGCCTGGGCTACCGCCCGTCCGCCGCGGCCCGAACCCTCCGTACGGGCAGATCCGGCCTGATCGGCCTGACCGTGACCACGTACGGGAATGAACCTTTCACCTTCACCGAATTCGCCTACTTCGCGGAGATGGCCAGAGCCGCGACCTCCGCGGCCCTCGACCGCGGGTACGCCCTCGTCATCCTCCCCGCCACCTCCCGCCACGACGTCTGGTCGAACGTCGCGCTCGACGGCACCGTCGTCATTGACCCCTCCGACCAGGACCCGGTCGTCACCGAACTCGTACGCCAGGGCTTACCCGTCGTCTCGGACGGCCGCCCGGCCGGCACGCTTCCGGTCACCGCCTGGGTCGACAACGACCACCGGGCCGCCGTGCTCGACCTCCTGGACCATCTCGCCGCCGCCGGGGCGCGCCGCATCGGCCTGCTGACCGGCACCACCACCGACACGTACACCCGGCTGTCCACCACCGCGTATCTCCACTGGTGCGAGCGGGTGGGTCAGGACCCGGTCTACGAGTCCTACCCCGCCCACGACCCCTGCGCGGGCGCGGTCGCCGCCGACCGCCTCCTCGCCCGCCCGGACCGGCCGGACGCCGTGTACGGGCTCTTCGACCCCAACGGGACCGATCTGCTGGCGGCCGCCCGCCGCTACGGTCTGCGGGTCCCGGAGGACCTGCTGCTGGTCTGCTGCAGCGAATCCACGGTGTACGCGAGCACCGAACCGCCCATCACGACACTCTCGCTCAAGCCGCGCCGCATCGGCACGGCGGTCGTCCAGCTCCTCATCGACGCCATCGAAGGCGTCGAGCACGACGGTCCGGTGGAGCAGGTGATACCGACGGAGCTCATCGTCCGGACCTCCTCGCAACGCCGTCCGCCCCGCACCACGGTCAGCGCGCCACGATCTCCCAGCGGGGACTGATCGTATTATTTCGGACCAAACGGCGGGTGAACCGTGAGTGCGCCCGGATTCACCACCCCTGGTGCGTCACACAGCACGATCCGCATTCCTATGATGGGCGCACGACACCGCGGACCACCTCTACCAGGCACGGCCCGTCAGGTGTACGGCGGCGCGACGGTGGTGGAGGGGTCGATGACTCAGGGGGCCGGTCAGGAACCCGTGGTGCGGACGGCGACGTTGCGCGACTTCCGCGTACCTCCGTACGCGCGGACACCCGTGCCCCAGCACCCACCGCACCCCGGCAACGCCGTGGTGGGCCAGGAACCGCCGGAGGGCTACACGCCCACCGAGCGCGACCTTCCCGTCATCAACCGCGGTGACACCGTCCAGGTACAGGCCGCCGTGGCCCCGCGGAGCGCCACGGAGTCGGAGCGCGGCCCGCTGTATGTCGTCGGGGACGTCCACGGCTATCTGGACGAGCTGCTGGCCGCCCTCGCCGAACAGGGTCTCGTCGACGCCGACGGCAACTGGACCGCGGGCAACGCCCGGCTGTGGTTCCTCGGCGACTTCACGGACCGCGGGCCCGACGGCATCGGCGTCATCGACCTCGTCATGCGGCTCTCCGCCGAGGCCGCGGCCGCCGGCGGCTACTGCAAGGCCCTGATGGGCAACCACGAGCTCCTGCTGATCGGCGCCAAGCGGTTCGCCGACACCCCGGTCAACTCCGGGGCCGGCACCGCCACCTTCCAGGCGGCCTGGCTGCTCAACGGCGGCCAGAAGACCGACATGGAGCGGCTCCAGGACGTCCACCTCCAGTGGATGTCCCGGCTCGACGCGGTCGTCGAGGAGGACGGGCATCTGCTGATGCACTCCGACACGACGGCCTACCTCGACTACGGGTCCACCATCGAGGACGTCAACGACACGGTCCACGCCATTCTCACGCGCAACGACGCCGACGAGTGCTGGGACCTCTTCCGCAAGCTCACCAAGCGGTTCGCCTTCCGCGACGAGGGCGGTGCGCAGGCGGTGCGGGAGCTGATGTCGACGTACGGTGGACAGCGCGTCGTCCATGGTCACAGCCCCATTCCCTATCTGCTCGGCGAGGTCGGCTCGGAGGACGGCGAGAACGGCGCGGGTCCGCTCGTGACCGGCCCGCACGTGTACGCGGACGGGCTCGCCATCGCCATGGACGGCGGAGTGACCATGGCCGGAAAGCTCTTGGTGGTCCAACTCCCCCTGCATGACTGACGGCTGCCGGGGAAGACGCATCATCGACCTGACCGCTCCGATCACCGGGCCTATTTACGGAAACACCCTGTCACCCCGTGCCGTGGGCGCTCTACCATCGGCGTATCAGTAGCAGGCTCTCCTCCGTTTCCGCCCGATCGCCCGGTCCACGCGGCAGTCAGGCCCTACGGAGCATCGGGGGATGCACATGAATAGCGCTCCGCACCTGCTGGCCGAGGACCGACCCGAGTACGAGCGGATCCTGGGCGACGCACTGCGCCATGCTCATGAACGCCCGGATCTGGACGGCGTCGGGGACCGTCTCAACACGGAACAGCTGCGCACCATGGCGCTGAACGCGACGGACCTGATCACCGAGGCCGCCGCCACCGAGTACGACCACTATGTGCGCGCCCGCGGTGAGCTGCGCAGGCCCACCGGCGCCGCGGACCTGGACCCGGACGACGAGCAGGGCCAGGACCACGCCCTCGGTGGCGCGGGGACGGACGGAACCGTGCGTACGGGCGCGGGCATAGGCGCGGTCGTCACCGTCCTGGCCCCGGTCCTGGCGGGCACGGCGGCCGCGATCTTCCTGCTGGTCGGCTATCTGCTGAAGGCCGTCAGCCCGTCCCTCGCGTTCGCCGGCACGATGGTCACGGCCGGCTGGTTCTTCGCGGCGGCCGCCGCGGCGGCCATCCTCGTCGCTGCCGTGGGGCTGCTGATCACGGCCCTGCGCAACGGGGCGACCTCGCTCTCCGCCGAGAACGAGGAACAGGAGCTTCCGGAAGAGATCGCACGGGCCCGGGAAGCCTGGCGCCACGCCCTGCTGGAGCGCGGCATCCTGCCGTTCCTGCGGGACGCCCTGGCCGATCCCACGGCCGGCCCTGCGGCGCGGACCCCGCACCGCTCCCCGAACCGCATCCCCAGGATCGGCTACAGCAGGCCGGACTTCTCCGGTCCGGAGGACGGCCCCGCGGCGGGCCCGAGGCCCACGTTCACCAGCCCGGATTTCACCAGTCCGGACTTCGGCGGCCCCGAGCACCAGCCGGAGTAACGCTCCTGCACGCGGAAGTCCGCGCGCACGGGCGGTCGCCCGCGCCTCGGACGGCGCCTCGGACGGCGCCTCGGACACGGCGAAGGCCGGGGCAGCTCGCGCTGCACCCGGCCCGTGCGGTGCTCCGGCCCGTAACGGCACCGGAGCGGTGAGAATCAGACGCCCTGCGGCGACAGCTTCGGGTTGGCGCCGTACTCGTTCGCCTCGTACTTGCCCTCGGTGGCCAGGAAGACGAGCAGGATGATGCCGCCGACCAGCGGGACGAGCGAGATCAGGATCCACCAGCCCGAGCGGCCGGTGTCGTGCAGACGGCGCACGATGACGGCGAGCGACGGGACGATGACGGCGACGATGTAGATGTAGTACGGGACCTGCGTGTCTATCGCCGCACCGATGGCCATCAGGATCACGGCCGCGATGAAGTTGAAGAGTACGAACATCCAGTACTCCTTGCGGCGTGCGCGACCGCTGAAGCCTGCGTAGTTCTTGAGTACGTCCAGGTACCAGTTCATGGTGATTCCCTCCCCGGGCCCCCGTGCGAGGGCTCACATTTTTCGGCCAGGCATGCCGGAAAGTAAGGCACAGATAAGGAAACGGTCAAGCTCTGGTGGACCCACGGCGGAACGTACATCCAGCTGCAGCACTACCGTGTCCATACCGTCGCTCAACCTGCATGAAAAACCGGGCCAGATGACCACTGACCCGCTCAAATGTCGCGTACAAGACAAACGTTGCGGCTCTCCGCACGCGGAGAACGGCGCCGTCCCCGGCGGGAGACCCGCCCGGAACAACGCCGTTCATGCCCTCCGTACGCCGTCGGAGACCCGGCCGTCCGTCAGTCCGCGATCGGCAGATAGACCCGGTTCCCGGCCGCCGCGAACTCCTTCGACTTCTCCGCCATCCCCGCCTCGATCTCCGCCCGCGAGCCCCCGTGCTCGCGCCGGATGTCCTGCGAGATCTTCATCGAGCAGAACTTCGGCCCGCACATCGAGCAGAAGTGCGCCGTCTTGGCCGGCTCGGCGGGCAGCGTCTCGTCGTGGAACTCCCGTGCCGTGACCGGGTCGAGGGCCAGATTGAACTGGTCCTCCCAGCGGAACTCGAAACGCGCGTCCGACAGCGCGTCGTCCCAGTCCTGCGCCCCCGGGTGCCCCTTGGCGAGGTCCGCCGCATGAGCGGCGATCTTGTAGGTGATCACCCCGGTCTTCACATCGTCCCGGTTGGGCAGCCCCAGGTGCTCCTTGGGCGTGACGTAGCAGAGCATCGCCGTGCCCCACCAGGCGATCATCGCCGCACCGATGCCGGAGGTGATGTGGTCGTACGCCGGGGCGACATCGGTGGTCAGCGGGCCGAGCGTGTAGAACGGCGCCTCCTCGCAGATCTCCTGCTGGAGGTCGATGTTCTCCTTGATCCTGTGCATCGGGACATGGCCCGGCCCCTCGATCATCGTCTGCACACCGAACCGCTTGGCGATCGTGTTCAGCTCGCCCAGCGTGCGCAGTTCGGCGAACTGCGCCTCGTCGTTGGCGTCGGCGATCGAGCCGGGGCGCAGACCGTCCCCCAGCGAGTACGTCACGTCGTACGCCGCGAGGATCTCGCACAGCTCCTCGAAGCGCTCGTACAGGAACGACTCCTTGTGGTGCGCGAGACACCAGGCCGCCATGATCGATCCGCCCCGGGAGACGATGCCGGTCCTGCGGCGTGCGGTCAGCGGGACGTACGGCAGACGCACGCCCGCGTGCACCGTCATGTAGTCGACACCCTGCTCGGCCTGTTCGATGACGGTGTCCTTGTAGATCTCCCAGCTCAGCTCCTCCGCCCGGCCGTCGACCTTTTCCAGGGCCTGGTAGAGGGGGACGGTGCCGATCGGCACCGGGGAGTTGCGCAGCACCCACTCACGGGTGGTGTGGATGTTGCGCCCGGTGGAGAGATCCATGACCGTGTCGGCGCCCCACTGGGTGGCCCAGGTCATCTTGTCCACCTCCTCCTCGATGGAGGAGGTGACCGCCGAGTTGCCGATGTTGGCGTTGACCTTCACCAGGAACCGCTTGCCGATGATCATCGGCTCGATCTCCGGGTGATTGACGTTGGCGGGCAGCACCGCCCGGCCCGCGGCGATCTCCTGGCGTACGACCTCGGGCTCGACGTTCTCCCGGATCGCGACGTACTCCATCTCGGGAGTGATCTCGCCCCGCCGGGCGTACGCGAGCTGGGTGACGGGCCGTCCGTCCCGGCTGCGGCGCGGCTGGCGCGGGCGGCCCGGGAAGACGGCGTCGAGGTTGCGCAGCCCGCCACGCGGCGAGGTGTGCTTGAGCCCGTCGTCCTCGGGGCGGGCCGGACGGCCCGCGTACTCCTCGGTGTCACCGCGGGCGATGATCCAGTTCTCCCGCAGCGGTGCGAGCCCGCGGCGGACATCGGTGTCGACGGACGGATCGGTGTACGGCCCCGACGTGTCGTACAGCGTCACGTCGTTGCCGTTGGTGAGGTGCACCTGGCGGACCGGCACCCGGAGGTCCGGGCGCGAGCCCTGGACGTATCCCTTGTGCCAGCCGATGGACTTCCCGGCCTCGTCGTTCGGTGCGTCCTGACCGATGCGCACATTCCGCGCTTCCTGGTCATTCCGCTTCGAGGCAGGCGTGCGTGCGTCCGATGTGGTCATGAGACCTACTCCCTACGCCGGCATTACCCGGTAACAGGTTCGGCGGTCGACGCAGCATGTCCCGTACAGATGTACGGAGATCAGCGTCCTCTCAGCCCGGTGCTCCGAGCTCCCGCGTGTGCAAAGGTGCCACCACGCTAGCGTCCTTCCTGGCGAGCTGAACAGAGGCCCCCTCCCGTTCTTGCGATGATCGCCCCGTGACTTCCCCCCAAAGCGACCCCGCATCCCAGGGCCACGCACATGGCCACTCGCACAGTCACGGCCCCGCCGCGCCCGTCTCCAAGCATCTGCGCAAGGTCATCGCGGCCGTGCTGATCCCCTTCGCCACCGCGGTCGTCGTCGGTCTCGTGGTCTTCTGGCCCGGCGGCGTCCCGGCGCACGAGCGCACCGGCGTCGGCTTCGACCGGCAGACCCAGGAGGGCACGGTGGTGCGGGTCGACAAGGTCGACTGCAAGGACGTCAACGCCGCACAGGTGCCGCCGACCGGGGGCACCTCCACTCCGTCCGGGCGGGAAGCGGTCAACGAGCAGTCGGGGCAGTGCGAGAAGGCCACGATCGAGGTGACCACCGGCAACGACAAGGGCCGTGAGTTCGTCGAGGTGATCCAGCCCGACGCTCCCCGGCAGCTGCGCGAGGGACAGGACGTCGTCGTGGCGTACGCGCCCGACGCGCCGCACGACCTCCAGTACTCGGTCATCGATGTGGACCGGACGGTCCCGATGGCTCTGCTGGCCGGGATCTTCGCCCTCGCGGTCGTCGTCGTGGGCAGGCTGCGCGGGGTGATGGCGCTGGTGGCGCTCGCCGTGTCGTTCGCCGTACTGACCCTGTTCATCCTGCCGGCGATCCTTCAGGGGTCGAATCCCCTGGTCGTCGCGGTGATCGGGGCCAGCGCCATCATGCTGGCAGCCCTCTACATGTGCCACGGGCTGACGGCACGTACGTCCGTCGCGGTCGTCGGCACACTGATCTCACTGCTGCTGATCGGGCTGCTCGGCTCGCTCTTCATCGACTGGGCGAGCCTGACGGGCAACACCGACGACAACACCGGCCTCATCCACGGCCTGTACCCGGACATCGACATGAGCGGCCTGCTGCTGGCCGGGATCATCATCGGCTCGCTCGGCGTGCTCGACGATGTGACCGTCACCCAGACCTCGGCCGTCTGGGAACTGCACCAGGCGGACCCGCGGATGGGTTGGCGGGCGCTGTACCGGGCAGGGATCCGTATCGGAAGGGACCACATCGCCTCGGTCGTCAACACCCTGGTGCTCGCCTACGCGGGCGCGGCACTGCCGCTGCTGCTGCTCTTCACCATCGCCCAGAGCAGTGTGGGATCGGTCGCCAACAGCGAGCTGGTGGCTGAGGAGATCGTCCGGACGCTGGTCGGATCGATCGGACTGGTCGCCTCGGTACCGGTGACCACGGTGCTCGCCGCTCTGGTCGTCTCCGCGGACCGCACAGGGCTCGGCGCGGAAGCCGGAGCTCCTGCACCCGTACGGACCGGGAGAGGCCGTCGTCGCAAGGCATGACCGCGAACGACCGGCGTACCACCCGCTCAACCGGCACTCAACCGCGCTTCAACCGACACCTCGCTTCCGCCGGCGACAACCACCCCGCTTCCTCCCACGGACGCCGCGCCGCTCCTCGGCAGGCGTCGCGCCGCTCTCCTGAACCGGCAAGGGGCCTGTCCGTCTCAACCGGCGTTCTGCTCCTCGGCGAGGATCCGGCCGAGCGCCTCTTCGAGGTTTCCGTCGAAGTCACCCAGCGTGTGCTCCTGGCCCAGCGGCACCAGCTTGTCCGTCCGGTCGAGAAACGCCACGAGGGGCGCCGTACCGGCCCGGAACAACGCGCGGTCCGCGCCGACCTGCAAACGGATGTGCACATCGCTCAGCCCTTCGGGCTCGGTCGGCCCGATGTGCACATCACCGTCCCCACTGGGACTGTTCAGACCGTCCAACAGCAACTCACGGCCGAACGCCCAGGTCACAGGGGCGTCGCCAGGCAAGTGGAACGTCATTCGGATCGCGTACGGATCACCGACCTCGTACCTGAGCTCCACCGGAATTCGGAAAGAGAGCTCCTCGGAGACGAGAAAGCTCATCATGACCTCTGCTTGAACCGACTCGCGCATCGTTCAACCCCGCAGTAGATGAAACTGGCCAGGAATGATCCCCCATGGCCCTATTGACGCCATCGTGGTGCACGCGATAGCAGATCACAAGGAGTGATTTTTCAGATACTGATAGAGAACACGAACGAACGCAAGAGGCTCGTCACTTCACCACGTAGCT from Streptomyces sp. NBC_00654 includes the following:
- a CDS encoding YibE/F family protein, with amino-acid sequence MTSPQSDPASQGHAHGHSHSHGPAAPVSKHLRKVIAAVLIPFATAVVVGLVVFWPGGVPAHERTGVGFDRQTQEGTVVRVDKVDCKDVNAAQVPPTGGTSTPSGREAVNEQSGQCEKATIEVTTGNDKGREFVEVIQPDAPRQLREGQDVVVAYAPDAPHDLQYSVIDVDRTVPMALLAGIFALAVVVVGRLRGVMALVALAVSFAVLTLFILPAILQGSNPLVVAVIGASAIMLAALYMCHGLTARTSVAVVGTLISLLLIGLLGSLFIDWASLTGNTDDNTGLIHGLYPDIDMSGLLLAGIIIGSLGVLDDVTVTQTSAVWELHQADPRMGWRALYRAGIRIGRDHIASVVNTLVLAYAGAALPLLLLFTIAQSSVGSVANSELVAEEIVRTLVGSIGLVASVPVTTVLAALVVSADRTGLGAEAGAPAPVRTGRGRRRKA
- a CDS encoding SsgA family sporulation/cell division regulator, which codes for MRESVQAEVMMSFLVSEELSFRIPVELRYEVGDPYAIRMTFHLPGDAPVTWAFGRELLLDGLNSPSGDGDVHIGPTEPEGLSDVHIRLQVGADRALFRAGTAPLVAFLDRTDKLVPLGQEHTLGDFDGNLEEALGRILAEEQNAG